One genomic segment of Desulfocapsa sulfexigens DSM 10523 includes these proteins:
- a CDS encoding ATP-binding protein, which translates to MAPQPLRRKINRILSLVAVAIFFIVFLLTGVSEYRETRAEDTAVMRARIDVARTLTRDVLFHVDAMVQKVLQSHPNNPATILSQLASSHYFELHDDSFYVLDPQGRVSLISEPYINYTGLDFSAMISTKSTPKQQVQHHYKSLLTNRSVVTLQYPLDNGYLLVVERNLANITPVLASFEDGKLFPGELFFVLSTDGRTIYHPNRSLMETRHNLGFDLKEVSRPDSSGLFSFFYKGQKYIALSERFTEPDNWTIYYCIPNKVIMEKTQDFLIIQLLSLLFFFALLFCVFRIVFNRFFSRPVNNIVEVLKHSGQGNRLTLSPDTSGGILEFETIAGAISSRDEEIFKTAERFRILLDSLDALVYVADMETYELIFVNSYGRKIYGEAVGRKCYEALQKGQDAPCEFCTNHLLVDSDGKPTKVHIWEFQNTLTGQWYQCRDQAVYWTDGRLVRMEIATDISDRKDSEDALQAEKERLSVTLRSIGDGVITTDVEGNIIFLNKVAEELSGWTSEDAKGKPSTQVFNIINEKTGQKCVSPVQRVIELGRIIGLANHTALIAKDGTIRSIADSGAPIRDRESNIIGVVLVFRDTTHEKKLEEELLKTRKLESLGVLAGGIAHDFNNILSAILGNIELAGYRIAKEDTRTASLLTDAGKATKRAAKLTEQLLTFSKGGEPVREIIELPAFIAESADFVLHGSRIVCNYNFPEDLWRVDVDSGQIGQVIQNIIINAKHAMPEGGTITISCTNIEDTAAEALLSVDKGDYVRVTIQDTGVGIPREIIDKIFDPYFTTKKEGSGLGLAICHSIINKHDGYLTVHSTIGKGTTFTLYLPAVRSRAGTNSTARKTKSTAASKAARIMIMDDEEMLRDVAASQLAFLGHEAVAVNDGIQAVNRYQELQDNGTPVDLVIMDLTIPGGMGGQEAAEKLIEIDSNVKIIVASGYSNDPVMANYRKYGFVAAIAKPFDLKQLSNTIASILD; encoded by the coding sequence GTGGCACCACAACCTCTGCGCAGAAAGATCAACCGAATTCTCTCCCTTGTCGCGGTTGCCATATTTTTTATCGTTTTCCTTCTTACCGGAGTAAGTGAATACAGGGAAACTCGAGCCGAAGACACCGCAGTCATGCGGGCCAGAATCGATGTGGCCCGTACACTCACCAGGGATGTCCTGTTTCATGTAGATGCCATGGTACAGAAGGTGTTGCAATCCCACCCGAACAACCCAGCCACAATCCTCTCACAACTGGCTTCGTCCCACTATTTTGAACTCCATGACGACAGTTTTTACGTACTCGACCCCCAGGGCAGAGTCTCCCTTATTTCTGAGCCGTACATCAATTATACAGGACTTGACTTCAGCGCCATGATTTCAACGAAATCAACACCGAAGCAACAGGTGCAGCATCATTACAAGTCTCTCCTGACAAATCGTTCCGTAGTGACCCTCCAGTACCCACTCGATAATGGATACCTGCTGGTGGTGGAGCGTAATCTGGCAAACATTACTCCGGTCCTGGCCAGTTTTGAGGACGGAAAACTGTTTCCAGGTGAGCTCTTCTTTGTCCTGTCAACTGACGGTCGGACGATTTATCACCCGAACCGCTCCTTAATGGAAACCCGCCATAACCTTGGTTTTGATCTAAAAGAGGTCTCCAGACCTGATAGCAGTGGACTTTTTTCTTTTTTCTACAAGGGCCAGAAGTATATCGCTCTCAGCGAACGGTTCACGGAGCCAGACAACTGGACCATCTACTACTGCATCCCCAACAAGGTAATAATGGAGAAAACCCAGGATTTCCTTATCATTCAACTTCTGTCCCTGCTCTTTTTCTTCGCTCTGCTCTTTTGTGTGTTCCGAATTGTTTTCAACAGGTTTTTCTCACGGCCGGTAAACAATATTGTTGAAGTCCTGAAGCATTCCGGACAGGGTAATAGACTCACTCTATCTCCTGACACATCAGGAGGCATTCTGGAGTTTGAAACCATTGCGGGAGCTATCAGCTCCAGAGACGAAGAGATATTCAAAACTGCCGAGCGTTTCCGTATCCTCCTCGACAGCCTGGACGCACTTGTTTACGTCGCTGATATGGAGACCTACGAACTCATTTTTGTGAATAGTTATGGACGAAAGATTTACGGTGAGGCTGTTGGCAGGAAATGCTACGAAGCTTTACAAAAGGGGCAGGATGCCCCCTGTGAGTTCTGTACCAACCACCTGCTGGTGGACTCAGATGGAAAGCCCACGAAGGTTCATATCTGGGAGTTTCAGAACACTCTCACCGGGCAGTGGTACCAGTGCCGGGATCAGGCAGTTTACTGGACAGACGGCAGACTGGTGCGCATGGAAATTGCCACCGACATCAGCGACAGAAAAGATTCGGAAGACGCGCTCCAGGCTGAAAAAGAACGCTTGAGCGTAACCCTGCGCTCCATTGGAGATGGTGTTATCACCACTGACGTTGAAGGCAACATCATCTTTTTAAATAAGGTTGCAGAAGAACTTAGCGGCTGGACCAGTGAAGACGCCAAAGGCAAGCCATCCACCCAGGTTTTTAATATAATAAACGAAAAAACCGGCCAGAAATGTGTCAGCCCGGTGCAACGGGTCATAGAACTCGGCAGAATCATCGGCCTTGCCAATCATACGGCCCTCATAGCAAAAGATGGCACTATACGATCCATTGCAGACAGCGGCGCCCCGATCAGGGACAGAGAGAGTAACATCATAGGTGTTGTCCTTGTCTTCCGTGACACTACTCACGAAAAAAAATTGGAGGAAGAGTTGCTTAAAACCAGGAAACTGGAATCACTCGGGGTACTTGCCGGTGGTATAGCCCACGATTTCAACAACATTCTCTCAGCCATCCTTGGCAACATCGAGTTGGCCGGCTACCGGATTGCAAAGGAAGACACCAGAACGGCGTCTCTACTCACAGATGCCGGGAAAGCAACGAAAAGGGCTGCAAAGCTCACAGAGCAATTACTTACTTTTTCCAAAGGCGGTGAACCGGTTCGGGAAATCATAGAACTTCCAGCATTTATAGCCGAATCGGCAGATTTTGTGCTTCATGGGAGTCGGATCGTCTGTAACTACAACTTTCCAGAAGACCTCTGGAGGGTTGACGTGGATAGTGGCCAGATCGGTCAGGTTATTCAGAACATTATCATCAATGCAAAACATGCCATGCCCGAAGGCGGCACCATAACAATCAGCTGCACGAACATTGAAGATACCGCTGCAGAGGCACTTCTAAGCGTGGACAAGGGTGATTATGTCCGCGTAACTATCCAGGATACAGGCGTGGGCATTCCCAGAGAAATCATAGACAAAATATTTGATCCCTATTTCACGACAAAAAAAGAAGGCAGTGGGCTTGGGCTTGCAATCTGTCACTCAATCATCAATAAACACGATGGGTATCTCACCGTTCATTCCACCATCGGAAAAGGGACAACGTTCACCCTGTACCTGCCTGCTGTACGTTCCAGGGCAGGGACAAACAGCACTGCAAGAAAAACGAAGAGTACAGCAGCAAGTAAAGCGGCCAGGATAATGATCATGGATGATGAAGAGATGCTGAGGGATGTAGCAGCCTCGCAGCTTGCCTTTCTAGGTCATGAAGCGGTTGCGGTGAATGATGGAATCCAGGCAGTCAACAGGTATCAGGAACTGCAGGATAATGGCACCCCCGTTGATCTCGTAATTATGGATTTAACCATTCCCGGCGGCATGGGTGGACAGGAAGCAGCAGAAAAACTCATCGAGATTGACTCCAATGTGAAAATAATTGTCGCCAGTGGGTATTCCAATGACCCGGTGATGGCCAACTACCGGAAATATGGATTTGTTGCCGCTATCGCAAAGCCATTTGATTTGAAACAGTTGAGTAATACCATAGCATCAATTTTGGACTAA
- the recD gene encoding exodeoxyribonuclease V subunit alpha, producing the protein MMLEKTVRLLDSQFAKFLANRSGLTGQDHEQFQDIVCRLSISLAAGDSFLPVTNIEARLISKSALAWEGEYEAGNKPLCLAGTRLYLRRMFDYEQTLAARIATFVADSQKLPLNELLLDTLFGVQTDNEMDFQRLAAVQALKQNLLIISGGPGTGKTTTVVKILALLQSASAGGLKVALTAPTGKAAMRLQESIRNSVQGLSLEDSIVRNIPEKASTLHRLLVVKHFSPFFHHNAENPLLHDVVVVDEASMVDLALMSKLVNALRPGCRLILLGDKDQLASVESGTVLADMISALPENTVELQRSYRFDRGIKRFAEAINEGDSLRAWHIMVGESPDNVSLLENDVAGYGGRHYSGYMEAVISAVRVEEYRGLFEVFHSFKILCALRHGPFGVEGVNRAVEKYLSGKGYNCTTTEWYPGRPVMVTRNEYGLDLYNGDIGLCLPDPESPEVLKVWFERTDGTLQGFLPGRLKSCETAYALTIHKSQGAEIGEVLVVLPDRESAVVTRELLYTAVTRARDRVKVNSIRSVFDQAVAGKIQRHSGLAARLQGENLFTTYSPY; encoded by the coding sequence ATGATGCTGGAGAAAACAGTTCGTCTGCTGGACAGTCAATTTGCAAAATTCCTGGCCAATCGATCCGGACTTACGGGGCAGGATCATGAACAGTTTCAGGATATTGTCTGCAGGCTGTCGATAAGCCTGGCTGCCGGGGATTCCTTTCTTCCTGTAACGAATATTGAGGCGAGGCTTATCTCGAAGTCAGCTCTTGCGTGGGAAGGGGAGTATGAGGCTGGAAACAAACCATTGTGTCTTGCGGGAACTCGTCTCTATCTTAGGCGGATGTTTGACTATGAGCAGACTCTTGCTGCCAGAATTGCAACATTTGTTGCAGATTCTCAAAAACTCCCTCTCAATGAGCTGCTGCTTGATACCCTGTTTGGAGTACAAACAGATAATGAGATGGACTTTCAGAGGCTTGCAGCCGTTCAGGCCTTAAAGCAGAATCTTCTGATTATTTCAGGAGGGCCGGGAACGGGAAAGACCACCACCGTGGTGAAGATTCTTGCCCTGCTTCAGAGCGCGTCCGCTGGCGGCTTGAAGGTTGCTCTTACTGCTCCTACGGGAAAGGCTGCCATGCGACTTCAGGAATCCATACGGAATTCAGTTCAGGGCCTTAGTCTTGAAGACTCCATTGTAAGAAACATCCCGGAAAAGGCTTCTACTCTGCACCGGCTCCTGGTGGTAAAACATTTTTCACCATTTTTTCATCACAATGCAGAAAACCCATTACTTCACGATGTGGTGGTGGTTGATGAAGCCTCCATGGTGGATCTGGCCCTTATGAGCAAACTGGTCAATGCTCTTCGTCCGGGGTGTCGCCTGATTCTTCTTGGAGACAAGGATCAACTCGCCTCCGTGGAATCTGGTACGGTGCTTGCCGATATGATATCTGCCCTGCCCGAAAACACGGTTGAACTACAACGGAGCTATCGTTTTGACAGGGGAATAAAACGCTTTGCCGAAGCCATCAACGAGGGGGATTCCCTGCGGGCCTGGCACATTATGGTTGGCGAGTCTCCAGACAATGTATCCCTGCTGGAAAATGATGTGGCGGGGTACGGTGGCAGGCACTACTCTGGCTATATGGAAGCTGTTATTTCTGCTGTAAGGGTTGAGGAGTATAGGGGATTGTTTGAAGTGTTTCATTCATTCAAGATCCTCTGTGCCCTGCGTCATGGGCCTTTTGGGGTAGAAGGGGTGAACAGGGCGGTGGAAAAGTACCTGAGCGGAAAGGGCTACAACTGTACGACAACAGAGTGGTATCCCGGACGACCCGTGATGGTCACCAGGAATGAATATGGGCTTGATCTCTACAATGGGGATATCGGCCTTTGCCTTCCCGATCCAGAGAGTCCTGAGGTTTTAAAGGTCTGGTTTGAAAGAACAGATGGCACGTTGCAGGGGTTCCTTCCCGGCAGGTTGAAGAGTTGTGAGACTGCCTATGCACTCACCATCCATAAGAGTCAGGGGGCGGAAATAGGAGAGGTCCTGGTGGTTCTTCCTGACCGGGAATCGGCCGTTGTCACCAGAGAGTTATTGTATACGGCGGTTACCCGGGCACGAGACAGGGTGAAGGTGAATAGTATCCGTTCCGTTTTTGATCAGGCCGTGGCCGGAAAAATTCAACGGCATAGTGGATTGGCTGCTCGTCTGCAGGGTGAAAATCTGTTCACCACATACTCGCCGTATTAG